In Wolinella succinogenes DSM 1740, a single genomic region encodes these proteins:
- a CDS encoding NAD(P)/FAD-dependent oxidoreductase: MSSLDREWLEALEQMDGELKKAGLSRRDALKVLGLGGAALALPATAPRAHAASNAKGKIVIIGAGLAGITVASRLSHALSKPDITIIDGGDKVDYQPGYTLIASGVYGPNDVTYERAGLIPSGAKWIKEYVKEIDAAGNSVTTTSGQKITYDYLVVATGLVTDYSMVKGLSESDVGRNGIASIYTLPTCQKAFGQIKEFVNQGGVGLFTDPHTPIKCGGAPKKIQFLVDDYARKEGKHDKIKTIFLPNGGTMFGVKEYAEMIERLYKEKGMEWKFKHNLVAIDPASKKATFEYTYTVKGEFDEVLGEHELITQKDNVVMDYDFIHVTPPMRAPKMVKDSELSWKRGSASAGGWMELVKETLQHPVYKNVFGLGDVAGIPMGKTGGSVRKQAPVLVENLINAMEGKEPTAQYGGYTVCPLIVDYGRVAMLEFDWSATPKPSFPLDPSVPRWVYWAMKVYMLKPMTMIGMLKGYA, encoded by the coding sequence ATGTCCTCACTTGATAGGGAATGGCTAGAGGCTTTAGAGCAGATGGATGGGGAGCTCAAAAAGGCGGGGTTGAGCCGAAGGGATGCGCTCAAGGTTCTAGGGCTTGGAGGGGCGGCTCTCGCTCTCCCTGCGACCGCTCCCAGGGCGCACGCGGCGAGTAATGCTAAAGGGAAGATTGTCATTATTGGAGCAGGACTCGCAGGAATCACTGTGGCATCGCGTCTAAGCCACGCCCTTAGCAAGCCTGATATCACGATCATTGATGGGGGCGATAAGGTCGATTACCAACCTGGATACACATTGATTGCCTCGGGTGTTTATGGGCCCAATGATGTCACTTACGAGCGTGCAGGACTCATTCCTAGTGGTGCGAAGTGGATCAAAGAGTATGTCAAAGAGATTGATGCGGCAGGAAATAGCGTCACCACCACCTCAGGTCAAAAGATCACTTATGACTATCTCGTGGTTGCGACAGGTTTGGTGACTGATTATTCAATGGTTAAAGGTTTGAGCGAAAGCGACGTGGGTCGCAATGGAATCGCCTCTATCTATACGCTTCCCACCTGCCAAAAGGCCTTTGGCCAAATCAAGGAGTTTGTCAACCAGGGGGGTGTAGGGCTTTTCACCGACCCCCATACTCCTATTAAATGCGGAGGTGCTCCCAAAAAGATTCAGTTTCTCGTGGATGACTACGCCCGAAAAGAGGGGAAACATGACAAGATAAAGACGATCTTTCTGCCCAATGGGGGGACAATGTTTGGGGTCAAAGAGTACGCAGAGATGATTGAACGCCTCTACAAAGAGAAGGGGATGGAGTGGAAATTCAAGCACAATCTCGTGGCGATCGATCCCGCTTCCAAAAAGGCGACCTTTGAGTACACCTACACAGTCAAGGGAGAGTTTGATGAGGTGTTGGGAGAGCATGAGCTCATTACCCAAAAAGATAATGTGGTGATGGATTATGACTTTATCCATGTCACCCCTCCGATGAGAGCCCCCAAGATGGTTAAAGATTCGGAGCTCTCTTGGAAGAGGGGAAGTGCATCAGCTGGGGGCTGGATGGAGCTTGTGAAGGAGACCTTGCAACACCCTGTCTATAAAAATGTCTTTGGTCTTGGTGATGTGGCGGGAATCCCCATGGGTAAAACAGGGGGAAGCGTAAGGAAGCAAGCGCCTGTTTTGGTGGAGAATCTCATTAACGCGATGGAAGGCAAAGAGCCCACCGCTCAATATGGCGGCTACACCGTATGCCCTCTGATTGTCGATTATGGTCGTGTGGCGATGCTAGAATTTGACTGGAGCGCCACACCCAAGCCCTCCTTCCCTCTTGATCCTTCAGTGCCTAGGTGGGTTTATTGGGCGATGAAAGTCTATATGCTGAAACCTATGACCATGATTGGGATGCTTAAAGGCTACGCCTAA
- the prmC gene encoding peptide chain release factor N(5)-glutamine methyltransferase, giving the protein MTIKEALASARDQLALPFIERPRLEAEILLQELLKKERSWLHAHDETLLSDEESQNYQSLLKRRLQGEPIEYILERASFYSRDFYVASGVLIPRPETEILIDWASSLIASHPICRVAEVGIGSGIISSTLALLHPHLTFEASDISPRALEVARENLKRMGAESRITLHLGSLLEPLEGEFDLLLSNPPYIAQNTPLPKPLNFEPSEALFGGERGSELLEELIKEAQKRSIPYMIAEMGYDQRGAIERFMERIPHQELRFYQDLAGLDRGFIVRFDSSLDSLRP; this is encoded by the coding sequence ATGACCATTAAAGAGGCACTAGCGTCTGCTAGAGATCAACTTGCACTCCCTTTTATTGAGCGCCCAAGGCTAGAGGCGGAGATTTTACTTCAAGAGCTCTTGAAAAAAGAGCGGTCATGGCTTCATGCCCACGATGAGACGCTTTTGAGTGATGAGGAATCGCAAAACTATCAATCGCTTCTAAAGCGGCGCCTCCAAGGGGAGCCTATTGAATACATTCTAGAGAGAGCGAGCTTCTACTCTAGGGATTTTTATGTGGCTTCTGGGGTGCTCATCCCTAGACCTGAGACAGAGATTCTTATTGATTGGGCTTCTTCACTAATTGCTTCTCATCCTATTTGCAGGGTGGCTGAAGTGGGCATTGGAAGCGGAATCATCTCCTCCACTCTTGCCCTCTTGCATCCTCATCTCACCTTTGAAGCGAGCGACATCTCTCCTAGGGCGCTGGAAGTGGCAAGGGAGAATCTCAAACGAATGGGAGCAGAGAGTCGAATCACGCTTCATCTGGGTTCTCTACTGGAGCCTCTTGAAGGAGAGTTTGACCTGCTCCTCTCTAACCCCCCCTATATCGCCCAAAACACTCCCCTGCCCAAACCCTTGAACTTTGAACCTAGCGAAGCGCTTTTTGGCGGAGAAAGAGGGAGTGAGCTCTTAGAGGAGTTGATCAAAGAGGCGCAAAAGCGCTCGATTCCCTATATGATCGCTGAGATGGGGTATGACCAAAGAGGGGCGATAGAGCGCTTCATGGAGAGAATCCCCCACCAAGAGCTCCGTTTCTATCAAGACCTGGCGGGATTAGATCGAGGCTTTATCGTGAGATTCGACTCTTCTTTGGATTCTTTGCGCCCTTAG
- a CDS encoding M48 family metallopeptidase: MIFTLAFWLFYTLPKLLLSWLQIRHIERFSRATPIILEEKGYKEAAAYAKSKEGLAMVETLLEGALFGIWLYGGLFWLEQNLGETEPSWLGSLLFVLGFVILGSLFLLPLEAYKKLILDRRFGFAKGDAKLFILDQLKSLALWLLLGSPILLALLWILKNLEDWWLYGWGLVMGILLLANLFYPTLIAPLFNRFTPLEDASLQERIDELLHKAGFKSQGVFVMDASRRDGRLNAYFGGLGKSKRVVLFDTLLQKVGERELLAILGHELGHFRHGDLYKNLAFSAFLLLLLFYVAGHLPSSLFEAASIEASAHATLALLLLVASPLSFWLMPLFGILSRHNEYEADRFGAEMEDAKALSSALVALVNENRSFPYSHPAFIFFYYTHPPLLQRLEALGYFHDH, translated from the coding sequence ATGATATTCACCTTGGCCTTTTGGCTCTTTTACACCCTCCCCAAGCTTCTCCTTTCGTGGCTTCAGATTCGCCATATTGAGCGCTTTAGTCGCGCCACTCCCATCATATTAGAGGAGAAGGGGTACAAAGAGGCGGCCGCCTATGCCAAGAGCAAAGAGGGACTAGCGATGGTTGAAACCCTCCTAGAAGGAGCTCTATTTGGGATTTGGCTCTATGGAGGGCTTTTTTGGCTAGAGCAGAATCTAGGCGAAACGGAGCCCTCATGGCTTGGCTCACTCCTTTTTGTCCTTGGTTTTGTGATTCTAGGCTCACTCTTCTTGCTTCCCTTGGAGGCCTACAAAAAGCTCATCCTTGATCGCCGCTTTGGATTTGCCAAAGGGGATGCAAAGCTCTTTATTCTTGATCAGCTCAAAAGTTTGGCGCTTTGGCTGCTCCTTGGCTCACCCATTCTCCTTGCTCTCCTTTGGATATTAAAGAATCTAGAGGACTGGTGGCTCTATGGCTGGGGCTTAGTGATGGGGATTTTGTTGTTAGCCAATCTCTTTTATCCCACCCTCATCGCTCCTCTATTCAACCGCTTCACCCCCCTAGAGGACGCCTCGCTCCAAGAGAGAATCGATGAGCTTCTCCACAAGGCGGGCTTTAAGAGTCAAGGGGTTTTTGTGATGGATGCCAGTCGAAGGGACGGAAGACTCAATGCCTATTTTGGAGGCTTGGGCAAAAGCAAACGAGTCGTGCTCTTTGACACGCTCCTCCAAAAGGTGGGAGAGCGGGAACTTTTAGCGATTCTAGGGCATGAGTTAGGTCACTTTCGCCATGGTGACCTTTACAAAAATCTCGCCTTCAGCGCTTTTTTGCTCCTTCTCCTCTTCTATGTGGCAGGACACCTCCCCTCCTCCTTGTTTGAAGCCGCCTCAATAGAGGCCTCAGCCCACGCCACGCTAGCCCTGTTGCTTCTTGTGGCCTCTCCGCTCTCTTTTTGGCTTATGCCCCTTTTTGGGATCCTAAGCCGCCACAACGAATATGAAGCGGATCGTTTTGGCGCAGAGATGGAGGATGCCAAAGCTCTCTCTAGCGCACTGGTGGCTTTGGTGAATGAGAATCGCTCCTTTCCTTACTCTCACCCCGCCTTTATCTTTTTTTACTACACCCATCCACCTCTGCTTCAGAGACTAGAGGCGTTAGGCTATTTTCATGACCATTAA
- the ftsZ gene encoding cell division protein FtsZ, producing the protein MQITVEEATTITGARIKVIGVGGGGSNMISHLIAGGSHEDIELAIANTDAQALNASPAPIKIQLGARLTKGLGAGMQPETGRNAAIESFEDIKALLSGTDIVFISAGLGGGTGTGAAPIIAQAAKEAGALTISIVTKPFKFEGSKRSKLAEQGLAELKKESDSIVVIPNDKLLSIVDKNLGIKESFKIVDDVLARAVNGMSGIILNHGENDINVDFADVRTVMSHRGLALMGIGESSGNNAAYEAIKNAIESPLFDNMSINGAMGVLVHFYIHPDYPLQQISSAMEIVEECASSDAYVIFGTTTDASAPKDAVKITIVATGFEKELVRPDSQEEANTLKLVASKDLSQSTKALSSASTLRKVSGGDYEQNEDILEIPTFIRKQMD; encoded by the coding sequence ATGCAAATAACGGTCGAAGAAGCCACCACCATCACAGGGGCAAGAATCAAGGTCATCGGCGTAGGAGGGGGCGGAAGCAATATGATTAGCCACCTCATCGCGGGCGGTTCCCATGAAGATATTGAGCTTGCCATTGCCAACACAGACGCTCAAGCGCTCAATGCTTCGCCCGCACCCATCAAAATTCAACTAGGCGCAAGACTCACCAAGGGTCTGGGCGCAGGAATGCAACCTGAAACAGGTCGCAACGCGGCTATCGAGAGCTTTGAAGACATTAAGGCACTTTTGAGCGGCACGGATATCGTTTTTATCTCAGCGGGTCTTGGCGGAGGCACAGGAACAGGAGCAGCTCCTATCATCGCTCAAGCCGCCAAAGAAGCGGGAGCACTCACCATCTCCATCGTCACCAAGCCTTTCAAGTTTGAAGGAAGCAAGCGCTCCAAGCTTGCTGAGCAGGGTTTGGCAGAGCTCAAAAAAGAGAGCGATTCTATTGTCGTGATTCCTAATGATAAGCTCCTCTCTATCGTGGACAAGAATCTTGGCATCAAAGAGAGCTTCAAAATCGTGGATGATGTTTTGGCTCGTGCGGTCAACGGAATGAGTGGTATCATCCTCAATCATGGCGAGAATGATATCAACGTTGACTTTGCTGACGTGCGCACGGTCATGAGCCACCGAGGATTGGCTCTCATGGGAATTGGCGAGAGCTCAGGCAATAACGCCGCCTATGAAGCGATTAAAAATGCTATCGAATCGCCCCTTTTTGACAATATGTCTATCAACGGAGCGATGGGTGTATTAGTCCACTTCTATATCCATCCCGACTATCCTTTGCAACAAATCAGTAGCGCTATGGAGATTGTCGAGGAGTGCGCCAGCAGTGATGCCTACGTAATTTTTGGAACCACCACTGATGCCTCTGCCCCCAAAGATGCGGTCAAAATCACCATCGTAGCAACAGGCTTTGAAAAAGAGTTGGTTCGACCCGATTCCCAAGAGGAGGCCAACACGCTGAAGCTCGTTGCCTCCAAAGATTTGAGCCAAAGCACCAAAGCGCTCTCTAGCGCCTCCACACTTCGTAAAGTGAGCGGAGGAGACTATGAGCAAAACGAAGATATCCTAGAGATTCCCACCTTCATTCGCAAACAAATGGATTGA
- a CDS encoding flagellar FLiS export co-chaperone gives MINAIGGSSNLAIFQKHLGSLTPSNEPENPVLERSSSLKGDSAEFDTKRLEIEAFSQGIKGANEFIGALQSADVALKKMGKEGENLAWIHQSLQDPLMDSSTQEALKEQLQESQEKISSLAQNSSFMGKKLFDRELVNEVGGERFSLSLQDPSSLGEESMSYIEGKRVEISQTLSKVSEAISKGNSTPNPNNYNFEEFDASAFMKLF, from the coding sequence ATGATCAATGCCATCGGAGGCTCTTCCAATCTAGCTATTTTCCAAAAACATCTAGGGAGTCTCACCCCTTCAAATGAGCCAGAAAATCCTGTTTTAGAGAGATCCAGCTCCCTCAAGGGAGATTCGGCAGAGTTTGACACAAAGCGATTAGAGATTGAGGCTTTCTCCCAAGGAATCAAGGGAGCCAATGAGTTTATCGGAGCATTGCAAAGTGCGGATGTAGCGCTTAAGAAGATGGGCAAAGAGGGAGAGAATCTCGCTTGGATTCACCAAAGCCTCCAAGATCCTCTCATGGATTCTTCCACCCAAGAAGCCCTCAAAGAGCAGCTCCAAGAGAGCCAAGAGAAGATCTCCAGCTTGGCTCAAAATAGCTCTTTCATGGGCAAAAAACTCTTTGATCGCGAGCTCGTGAACGAGGTGGGAGGGGAGCGATTTTCTCTCTCGCTACAAGACCCCTCCTCTCTCGGAGAAGAATCGATGAGTTATATTGAAGGAAAAAGAGTAGAGATATCCCAAACGCTCTCCAAAGTGAGCGAAGCCATCTCCAAGGGCAATAGCACCCCAAATCCCAATAACTACAACTTTGAAGAGTTTGACGCTAGCGCCTTTATGAAGCTCTTCTAA
- a CDS encoding M14 family metallopeptidase yields the protein MKIVCWILFCVSWVLGSAIDFSLIQKGESSAKMTLLVMGGIQGDEPGGFHAANLLATPHYKITQGSVWVVPNLNPHSILANHRGIYGDMNRKFAQLSPKDPEYETIQRIKSIILDSRVGVILHLHDGSGFYREEYLGPMFNPKRWGQSSIIDQERIETAPHGALGEIGGELVAHINRYILEELHRYRLKNTHTAQGDKEMEKALTYFAIQHQKAALANEASKSLKLEERVYYHLLAIEGMMNYLQISFERDFELNPSAIKRVLEDPKIEVHFENRISLPLHRLRPLLSYFPTPKEGLKGESSNALVRVIKERQGHGIWYGNRRISTLLPDFFESDESLPWVKLHIDGEEKRLKMGECAEVRERFLVHDLPLGCRANVIGYVNAQKSNETELEITQGEIEGRFSLDQEERLYRVEFYCGDRFSGMVLVDFVKK from the coding sequence TTGAAAATTGTTTGCTGGATTCTGTTTTGTGTGAGTTGGGTGCTAGGGAGTGCGATAGATTTCTCATTGATTCAAAAAGGAGAGTCATCAGCCAAGATGACTCTTTTGGTGATGGGGGGAATCCAGGGTGATGAACCCGGAGGCTTTCATGCGGCCAATCTTCTTGCCACGCCCCACTACAAAATCACCCAAGGGAGTGTTTGGGTGGTGCCCAACCTCAATCCTCATAGTATTCTGGCCAACCATCGAGGAATCTATGGCGATATGAATCGAAAATTTGCCCAACTCTCCCCCAAAGACCCTGAGTATGAGACGATTCAGCGAATCAAGTCGATCATCCTTGATTCCAGGGTTGGCGTGATTCTTCATCTTCATGATGGCTCTGGGTTTTATCGAGAGGAGTATTTAGGGCCGATGTTTAATCCTAAAAGATGGGGACAAAGCTCCATCATCGACCAAGAGAGAATCGAAACTGCTCCTCATGGGGCACTAGGGGAGATAGGGGGTGAATTGGTGGCTCATATCAATCGTTATATCCTAGAAGAGCTCCATCGTTATCGGTTAAAAAATACTCACACTGCCCAAGGAGACAAGGAGATGGAGAAGGCGCTCACCTACTTTGCGATTCAGCATCAAAAAGCAGCGCTAGCCAATGAGGCAAGCAAAAGCCTCAAGCTTGAAGAGCGAGTCTATTACCATCTTTTGGCTATTGAGGGGATGATGAACTATCTCCAAATCTCCTTTGAGCGAGACTTTGAACTCAATCCTTCGGCCATCAAAAGGGTGCTTGAGGATCCAAAGATAGAGGTGCATTTTGAGAATCGCATCTCTCTCCCTCTTCATCGTTTGCGTCCCCTGCTCTCCTATTTCCCTACGCCCAAGGAGGGGCTCAAAGGGGAATCTTCTAATGCATTGGTTAGGGTGATTAAAGAGAGACAGGGGCATGGAATTTGGTATGGAAATCGGCGAATCTCAACTCTGCTGCCTGATTTTTTTGAGAGCGATGAGTCGCTTCCTTGGGTGAAATTGCACATTGATGGAGAGGAAAAGAGGCTTAAAATGGGAGAATGCGCCGAGGTTAGGGAGCGATTCTTGGTGCATGACTTGCCGCTTGGCTGTCGAGCCAATGTGATAGGGTATGTGAATGCCCAAAAAAGCAATGAGACGGAGCTTGAGATCACCCAAGGGGAGATTGAAGGAAGATTCTCTCTAGATCAAGAGGAGAGACTCTATCGAGTCGAATTCTACTGTGGTGATCGCTTCAGCGGGATGGTGCTCGTTGACTTTGTGAAGAAGTGA
- the recJ gene encoding single-stranded-DNA-specific exonuclease RecJ produces MTGIAKPPLLGKREIESILSQRFAKDRFCRLKDLPSPEKLHGIPQACDLIIEAMQQKRRIVVIGDYDVDGIVSTAIMVDFFHRLSYPITSVIPNRFCDGYGLSPALIERLETDLIITVDNGIMAHEAAKICQERGISLIITDHHTPPLELPCAKVIINPKLSCCSFPQKEICGASVAWYLCAALKGRLEAKIDMGEFLDLLALAIIADVMPLVEVNRLLVRQGLKEMARSNRAAFVVLKEKLRKSHFSGEDVAFLIAPLLNSAGRMEDASLSLEFLLSDSILEAGEKFDRLCALNCLRKETESRLFEEALGQIDLCGEALLAYGEDWHEGVLGIVASRLTDRYKKPAFILTQKEGSLKGSARSVGELDLVRLLQKSHHLLLRYGGHKGAAGIQLRRENFESFKQAIEEELSRLKERIEWRCEGEECLGEIALESVDAELLDILERFEPYGEGNPKPRFFCKEARVCRYKIVGAEKNHTSLVLKNPSGNERKAIAFRQVYEFAPLASISCLFSLSRDIFSAESIPQLIIERLEIL; encoded by the coding sequence TTGACCGGGATAGCTAAACCTCCCCTCCTTGGCAAGCGGGAGATTGAATCGATCCTCTCCCAGAGGTTTGCCAAGGATCGCTTCTGCCGTCTCAAAGACCTCCCCTCTCCTGAGAAGCTTCATGGAATCCCTCAAGCCTGCGATCTGATCATCGAGGCGATGCAGCAAAAGAGACGAATTGTGGTGATTGGCGATTATGATGTCGATGGAATCGTCTCCACGGCTATTATGGTTGATTTTTTCCATCGCCTCTCCTACCCCATCACCTCTGTTATTCCCAATCGATTTTGTGATGGTTATGGACTCTCTCCCGCGCTCATAGAGCGATTAGAGACGGATCTTATCATCACGGTGGATAATGGAATCATGGCCCATGAAGCGGCAAAAATCTGCCAAGAGAGGGGAATCTCTCTCATCATCACCGACCACCACACTCCCCCTTTAGAGCTTCCATGCGCGAAGGTGATTATTAACCCCAAGCTCTCTTGTTGCTCTTTTCCACAAAAGGAGATTTGCGGGGCAAGCGTGGCTTGGTATCTCTGCGCCGCGCTTAAGGGGAGGCTTGAGGCCAAGATTGATATGGGAGAGTTCCTTGATCTTTTGGCGCTGGCGATCATTGCCGATGTGATGCCTTTAGTGGAGGTCAATCGTCTTTTGGTGCGCCAAGGCCTCAAGGAGATGGCGCGATCGAATCGAGCCGCTTTTGTGGTGCTCAAAGAGAAGTTGCGCAAAAGCCATTTTAGTGGAGAGGATGTAGCCTTTTTGATTGCTCCTCTTCTCAATAGCGCAGGCAGGATGGAGGATGCGAGCCTCTCTTTAGAGTTTTTACTGAGCGATTCGATTCTAGAGGCTGGGGAGAAGTTTGATCGCCTCTGCGCGCTCAACTGCCTGCGCAAAGAGACCGAATCAAGACTCTTTGAAGAGGCACTGGGGCAGATTGACCTTTGTGGTGAGGCGCTTTTGGCCTATGGCGAGGATTGGCATGAAGGAGTCCTTGGAATCGTCGCCTCCAGACTCACAGATCGCTACAAGAAACCCGCCTTTATCTTGACGCAAAAAGAGGGAAGCCTCAAAGGAAGTGCTCGAAGTGTAGGAGAGCTTGATTTGGTGCGTCTTTTGCAGAAGAGCCATCATCTTCTTTTGCGCTATGGGGGGCACAAGGGTGCGGCGGGAATCCAGCTTCGACGAGAGAACTTCGAGAGCTTTAAGCAGGCGATTGAAGAGGAGCTTTCAAGACTCAAAGAGCGAATTGAGTGGAGATGTGAAGGGGAAGAGTGCTTGGGAGAGATTGCTCTTGAGAGCGTGGATGCGGAGCTCTTGGATATTTTGGAGCGATTTGAGCCCTATGGAGAGGGGAATCCTAAACCTCGATTCTTTTGCAAGGAGGCGAGGGTGTGTCGCTACAAAATCGTAGGGGCAGAGAAGAATCACACCTCCTTGGTGCTCAAGAATCCCTCTGGCAATGAGCGCAAGGCGATTGCTTTTCGTCAAGTCTATGAGTTCGCGCCCCTTGCTTCGATCTCTTGCCTTTTTTCTCTCTCTAGGGATATTTTCAGCGCCGAATCGATTCCTCAGCTCATCATTGAACGCCTCGAAATCCTTTAG
- a CDS encoding CTP synthase, which produces MSESKKNPETKYIFVTGGVLSSLGKGITSSSVATLLKHSGFNVGILKIDPYINVDPGTMSPFEHGEVFVTYDGAETDLDIGHYERFLNTNFSSKHNFTTGQVYLSVIERERRGGYLGKTIQVIPHIVDEIKHRVRLAGEGKEFLVVELGGTVGDIEGLPFLEAMREMKHELGLERVISVHVTLIPLIKAAGELKTKPTQHSVQELRRIGITPQIIIARSEKPLPKELKKKLSLGCDVDYDSVIVAEDAPTIYQVPLNFMKEDILTPIARRFNMPKIEPKMEEWNRLVKQILAPKDEVTIAFVGKYLSLKESYKSLIEALTHAGANLDTKVNIKWCDSEEIESSGVEPLRYVDGILVPGGFGERGVKGKMEAIRFARENKIPFLGICLGMQLAMIEFARNVLGIAEANSMEFDPQTPEPIIYLIEDFIDQQGNKQVRTHTSPMGGTMRLGEYECGLKEGSQTKAAYQGESLIKERHRHRYEANPKYRERIEQAGLIVSGESEGLIEALELVDHPWFIGVQFHPEFTSRLQNPNPVILTFIQKSLELKKVDRDS; this is translated from the coding sequence ATGTCAGAATCCAAGAAAAATCCGGAAACGAAGTATATATTTGTCACGGGCGGGGTCTTGAGCTCTCTTGGCAAGGGTATCACCTCCTCTTCGGTGGCTACACTCCTTAAGCACTCTGGATTCAATGTCGGAATCTTGAAGATCGATCCCTATATTAACGTCGATCCTGGGACGATGAGTCCTTTTGAGCACGGAGAGGTTTTCGTCACTTACGATGGCGCTGAGACTGACCTTGATATTGGCCATTATGAGCGATTCTTGAACACCAACTTCTCTTCTAAGCATAACTTCACCACGGGTCAGGTCTATCTTTCGGTCATTGAGAGAGAGCGTCGCGGAGGCTATCTTGGTAAGACGATTCAGGTGATTCCCCATATCGTGGATGAGATCAAGCATCGCGTGAGATTGGCAGGAGAAGGCAAAGAGTTTTTGGTGGTGGAGCTTGGGGGCACCGTGGGGGATATCGAGGGACTTCCCTTTTTGGAGGCAATGCGTGAAATGAAGCATGAGCTTGGGCTAGAGCGTGTCATTAGTGTTCATGTGACGCTTATTCCGCTCATTAAGGCCGCGGGCGAGCTCAAGACCAAGCCTACCCAGCACTCCGTTCAAGAGCTGCGCCGTATCGGAATTACGCCTCAAATCATCATCGCGCGCTCAGAGAAGCCTCTGCCCAAAGAGCTCAAAAAGAAGCTCTCGCTTGGCTGCGATGTCGATTATGATTCAGTGATTGTGGCTGAAGATGCACCCACCATTTATCAAGTGCCACTCAACTTCATGAAAGAGGATATTCTCACTCCGATTGCCAGACGGTTTAATATGCCTAAGATCGAGCCTAAGATGGAAGAGTGGAATCGCCTCGTGAAGCAGATTCTTGCTCCCAAAGATGAAGTAACGATCGCTTTTGTGGGTAAATATTTGAGCCTCAAAGAGTCATACAAATCTTTGATTGAAGCGCTCACCCATGCAGGAGCCAATCTTGACACCAAGGTTAATATCAAATGGTGTGACAGTGAAGAGATTGAGAGCTCAGGGGTCGAGCCTCTGCGCTATGTGGATGGGATTCTCGTCCCCGGAGGATTTGGCGAGCGAGGGGTGAAGGGAAAAATGGAAGCGATTCGTTTTGCGAGGGAGAATAAAATCCCCTTCCTTGGAATCTGTCTAGGGATGCAGCTGGCGATGATCGAATTTGCCCGAAATGTTTTAGGAATTGCTGAGGCCAACTCCATGGAATTTGATCCTCAAACTCCTGAGCCTATCATCTATCTGATTGAGGATTTCATCGATCAGCAGGGCAACAAGCAGGTGCGTACCCACACTTCGCCTATGGGCGGCACTATGCGGCTTGGAGAGTATGAGTGTGGACTCAAAGAGGGCAGTCAGACCAAAGCCGCCTATCAAGGAGAATCCCTCATCAAAGAGCGACACCGCCACCGCTACGAGGCTAATCCCAAGTATCGAGAGCGAATCGAGCAGGCGGGCTTGATTGTGAGTGGAGAATCAGAGGGCTTGATTGAGGCGTTGGAGCTGGTGGATCACCCTTGGTTTATTGGAGTGCAATTCCACCCCGAATTCACCTCTAGGCTACAAAATCCCAACCCTGTGATTTTGACCTTTATTCAAAAGAGTCTGGAGTTGAAAAAAGTTGACCGGGATAGCTAA